Proteins encoded in a region of the Antedon mediterranea chromosome 2, ecAntMedi1.1, whole genome shotgun sequence genome:
- the LOC140040497 gene encoding dynein axonemal assembly factor 19-like, whose amino-acid sequence MADPNEDTIDFQKLEKELSLAVDAHNKYWRENDAKFRAVEQRVETYEQFRDIVAASHLKPLEKGDKEGLGRPRQQPWNPYVNKNDKDVQNLESKTDQPLQIPGHLPKDGHEFMQQWKRLADNQQEKYNYILQFDADQLFSTIKHEISFGLLGEILKLFNMHFKEENCTDIFLILKQLSNTKRFSLSIDFLSKKEAQHRDELMAKLQTVLKCSDFDLKSLTKIYGKKSVE is encoded by the exons ATGGCAGACCCCAATGAAGATACTATAGACTTTCAGAAGCTTGAAAAGGAACTATCATTGGCTGTTGATGCGCACAATAAATATTGGAGGGAAAATGATGCTAAGTTCCGAGCCGTTGAGCAACGTGTTGAGACATATGAACAGTTTAG GGATATTGTTGCTGCATCTCATTTGAAGCCTCTTGAGAAAGGTGACAAAGAAGGACTCGGTCGGCCTAGACAACAACCATGGAACccatatgtaaataaaaatgataaagatgTTCAAAATCTGGAAAGTAAAACTGATCAACCATTACAG atACCTGGACATTTACCAAAAGATGGTCATGAATTTATGCAACAATGGAAAAGACTTGCCGATAATCAACAAGAAAAATACAACTATATTTTACAGTTTGACGCTGATCAATTGTTTTCAACCATTAAACATGAAATCAGTTTTGGTCTACTAGGAGAAATCCTAAAACTTTTTAACATGCATTTTAAAGAAGAGAATTGCACAGATATATTTCTGATTCTGAAGCAATTGTCTAACACGAAACGATTTAGTTTATCAATTGATTTTCTAAGCAAGAAAGAGGCACAGCATCGAGATGAGTTAATGGCCAAATTGCAAACAGTGTTAAAATGTTCAGATTTTGATTTGAAATCATTGACTAAAATCTATGGCAAGAAATCtgttgaataa